Proteins encoded by one window of Candidatus Paceibacterota bacterium:
- a CDS encoding UDP-N-acetylglucosamine--N-acetylmuramyl-(pentapeptide) pyrophosphoryl-undecaprenol N-acetylglucosamine transferase, producing the protein MKILFTGGGSGGHFYPIIAIAQKVNELVQKEKILDAKLYFMSDSPYNKAALYENEMVFVFASAGKMRRYFSLLNLIDIFKTAIGVVKAFWSMYLIYPDVVVGKGGYASFPALMAAKLLKIPVVIHESDSFPGRTNLWAGKFAERIAVSYEEAGKHFPMSKVAFTGQPVRKEILIPLQSGAYEYLKLKKDIPTILILGGSFGAKLINEAVVDILPELLEKYQVIHQVGGEHMKETEALASVVLANSEHKDRYRVFGYLNSLALRMAAGTASVIISRGGSTLFEIAAWGLPSIIIPITDSNGDHQRKNAFNYGRSGAAVIIEEVNLSPHLLLSEITGIMENAERKEKMSKEAKAFYKEDAAEKIAKEVLKIALRHEK; encoded by the coding sequence ATGAAAATTCTATTTACGGGAGGGGGGAGTGGTGGTCATTTTTATCCAATTATTGCCATAGCACAGAAAGTAAACGAGCTAGTTCAAAAGGAAAAAATTCTTGATGCCAAGTTATATTTTATGTCAGATAGCCCCTACAACAAGGCGGCTTTATATGAAAATGAGATGGTGTTTGTTTTTGCAAGCGCGGGGAAAATGCGCAGATATTTTTCACTACTCAACTTAATTGATATTTTTAAAACAGCAATAGGAGTTGTTAAGGCGTTTTGGAGTATGTACTTAATATATCCAGATGTTGTAGTTGGGAAGGGTGGTTATGCCAGCTTTCCAGCTCTTATGGCAGCTAAGTTATTAAAAATCCCTGTCGTCATTCACGAATCAGATTCATTTCCAGGTAGAACAAATTTGTGGGCTGGAAAATTCGCGGAGCGCATCGCAGTATCATATGAAGAGGCAGGTAAACATTTTCCAATGAGTAAGGTCGCTTTTACTGGTCAGCCAGTTCGAAAAGAGATTTTAATTCCACTTCAAAGTGGAGCGTACGAATATCTTAAGCTCAAAAAGGATATTCCAACAATTTTGATATTAGGGGGTTCATTTGGTGCAAAATTAATTAACGAGGCGGTTGTAGATATTTTGCCAGAGCTTTTAGAAAAATATCAAGTGATTCATCAAGTTGGTGGTGAGCACATGAAAGAAACGGAAGCGTTGGCTTCTGTGGTTCTCGCTAATAGCGAGCACAAAGATAGGTATCGAGTGTTTGGTTATTTGAATTCTTTAGCGCTTAGAATGGCGGCGGGGACCGCATCAGTAATAATTTCTCGTGGAGGTTCAACTCTTTTTGAAATTGCCGCATGGGGACTACCTTCAATCATAATTCCAATCACAGATTCAAATGGGGATCATCAACGAAAGAACGCGTTCAATTATGGGCGTTCTGGTGCAGCTGTAATTATCGAAGAAGTTAATCTAAGCCCTCACTTACTTCTATCCGAGATTACAGGAATAATGGAAAACGCAGAGCGAAAAGAAAAAATGTCTAAGGAAGCAAAAGCTTTTTACAAAGAGGATGCTGCTGAAAAAATTGCTAAAGAAGTCCTAAAAATTGCTTTGCGTCACGAAAAATAA
- the gltX gene encoding glutamate--tRNA ligase, whose product MSSNEQVRVRIAPSPTGLFHIGTARTALFNFLFARKHNGVFIVRIEDTDKERSRKEYEESILEGLSWLNIKHEEFYRQSERTEIYRKYLEKLIASGSAYVSKEEAGEGKRSEVIRFKNPNHSITFDDLIRGPITFHTEELGDFVIAKDMETPLYHLAVTIDDHEMKITHVIRGEDHISNTPRQILLLEAIGATIPTYAHLPLILAPDKSKLSKRHGAVALTEYRENGFLPEAIINFLALLGWSPQSRGEDEEVLNFDELVEKFELEKVGKSGAIFDLKKLEWLNKQYIKKVPEEKLISMIKNEISSHNIFIADEKKLLRAIPLISEKISTIKEAGTVWLEELSFLSKNPEYDVAKLVWKEETTAKTRENLSKILEILNSVESADFSAERIKELIFPFADEVGRGGVLWPMRFSLTGQDKSPDPFMSAYFLGKEESILRISKAIKLLEKNE is encoded by the coding sequence ATGTCTTCAAATGAACAAGTACGTGTTCGAATAGCTCCATCTCCAACGGGGCTTTTCCATATAGGGACCGCCCGAACGGCTCTTTTCAATTTTCTTTTTGCAAGGAAACATAACGGTGTCTTTATTGTGCGGATTGAGGATACAGACAAAGAAAGATCCCGAAAAGAGTACGAAGAGAGCATTTTAGAGGGATTATCTTGGCTTAATATTAAACACGAAGAATTTTACCGTCAGTCAGAGAGAACAGAAATATACCGTAAGTACCTTGAAAAATTAATTGCATCTGGTTCTGCTTATGTTTCAAAAGAGGAAGCAGGGGAAGGTAAAAGAAGTGAGGTCATCCGCTTTAAAAACCCAAACCATTCAATAACTTTTGACGACTTGATTCGTGGTCCAATCACTTTTCATACCGAGGAACTTGGCGACTTTGTTATTGCAAAGGACATGGAAACCCCGCTTTATCATCTTGCTGTAACAATTGATGATCATGAAATGAAGATCACACACGTAATTCGCGGTGAAGATCATATTTCAAATACACCTCGTCAAATTTTACTCCTCGAGGCTATTGGAGCGACTATTCCAACATACGCACATTTGCCATTAATACTTGCTCCGGATAAGTCAAAATTGTCAAAAAGACACGGAGCAGTTGCTTTAACTGAATATCGCGAGAACGGATTTTTACCAGAAGCAATAATAAATTTTTTAGCATTACTTGGTTGGTCACCTCAAAGTAGGGGAGAGGACGAAGAGGTTTTAAACTTCGATGAACTTGTTGAAAAATTTGAGCTTGAAAAAGTCGGGAAAAGTGGAGCTATTTTTGATTTGAAAAAATTGGAATGGCTGAACAAGCAATATATTAAAAAAGTTCCGGAAGAGAAACTTATCAGCATGATAAAAAACGAAATTTCTTCACATAATATTTTCATCGCCGATGAAAAGAAGTTACTTCGCGCTATACCCTTAATTTCTGAGAAAATTTCTACGATTAAAGAGGCGGGGACTGTTTGGCTAGAGGAATTATCCTTTCTTTCAAAAAACCCAGAATACGATGTGGCTAAATTGGTTTGGAAGGAGGAAACTACCGCAAAGACCAGAGAAAATCTTTCGAAAATTCTAGAAATATTAAATAGCGTAGAAAGCGCTGATTTTTCTGCTGAACGAATTAAGGAATTAATTTTCCCATTTGCCGATGAGGTTGGTAGAGGTGGAGTTTTATGGCCGATGAGATTTTCCTTAACTGGACAGGACAAATCACCCGACCCATTTATGAGTGCTTATTTTCTTGGAAAAGAAGAGTCCATATTAAGAATTTCTAAGGCGATTAAACTATTAGAAAAAAATGAATAG
- a CDS encoding peptidoglycan DD-metalloendopeptidase family protein: MNSLFVKKFTLFLSLLILSIPLVSFAEEVVTPNTTEAVSQKSAYQIEIDKRNEEIAKLEAEIKQYQGQIEITAKEAATLKSLIKQLDLTRAKLSTNIKLTEKKISGANTTLNKLSEQIEDKNLRVKNSREVIAKNIRIVSEKEGESTIEILLSESSFSDVWVSLDQTAQFERAVKDHIDELREVKQSLVKDKTAAENVKKTLVSLKSNLGDQKILVDQNKNEKTKVLKETSSKESEYKKLLAERLEKKEQLEAEILDFESKIKLDVDISKLPSAGKGILSWPVSSVRITQYFGKTPFATKNPQVYNGMGHNGIDFGVPIGTPIKSSASGVVYGTGNTDTACYGVSYGKWVLVRHENGLATLYAHLSLIKVSTGDNVQSGDIIGYSGNTGYSTGPHLHFTVYAADAVHISGPTEYKSRICGTYLRMPVAPKAGYLNPLSYL; encoded by the coding sequence ATGAATAGTCTTTTTGTAAAAAAATTTACTTTGTTTCTTTCTCTACTGATTCTTAGTATACCTTTGGTGAGCTTTGCTGAGGAAGTAGTCACACCCAACACAACAGAAGCTGTGTCGCAAAAATCAGCCTATCAAATAGAGATAGATAAGAGGAACGAAGAGATCGCCAAACTTGAAGCTGAGATAAAACAATATCAGGGGCAAATTGAAATAACAGCAAAAGAAGCTGCAACCCTGAAAAGTCTTATAAAACAGCTTGATTTAACGCGAGCAAAATTATCTACAAATATTAAACTTACCGAGAAAAAAATATCTGGCGCAAATACAACTCTAAATAAACTCAGTGAACAAATTGAAGACAAAAACCTAAGAGTTAAAAATAGCCGTGAGGTAATCGCAAAAAATATAAGAATTGTTTCTGAAAAAGAAGGGGAGTCAACAATAGAAATACTTCTTTCTGAATCGAGTTTTTCAGATGTTTGGGTTTCGCTCGATCAAACAGCGCAATTTGAGCGTGCTGTTAAAGACCATATTGATGAATTGAGGGAGGTAAAACAAAGTCTTGTTAAAGACAAGACAGCTGCAGAAAACGTTAAAAAAACACTAGTCAGTCTTAAAAGTAATCTTGGTGATCAAAAAATTCTTGTTGATCAAAATAAAAACGAAAAAACAAAAGTCTTAAAAGAAACTAGTAGTAAAGAGTCAGAGTACAAGAAACTACTAGCAGAGCGTCTAGAGAAAAAAGAGCAGTTGGAGGCTGAAATTTTAGACTTTGAATCCAAGATTAAACTTGACGTTGATATTTCAAAATTACCATCTGCAGGGAAAGGAATATTAAGCTGGCCAGTTTCTTCTGTAAGAATTACCCAATACTTTGGGAAAACACCTTTTGCTACAAAAAACCCGCAAGTTTACAACGGAATGGGGCATAACGGGATTGATTTTGGTGTGCCAATCGGAACACCAATTAAATCATCTGCCAGTGGTGTTGTTTATGGGACAGGGAATACTGACACAGCGTGTTATGGAGTCTCTTACGGTAAGTGGGTTCTTGTTAGACACGAAAATGGTCTAGCTACGTTATATGCTCATCTATCTTTAATTAAAGTTTCCACTGGTGACAATGTTCAGTCGGGAGATATTATTGGTTATAGTGGAAATACAGGCTACTCAACTGGCCCACATCTACACTTTACAGTTTATGCAGCGGATGCCGTCCACATATCAGGCCCAACTGAGTATAAGAGTAGGATTTGTGGGACATACCTACGAATGCCAGTCGCACCTAAGGCTGGTTACCTTAATCCCTTGTCTTATTTGTAA
- a CDS encoding DUF2914 domain-containing protein: MTPPTSILNIFKEYLQKYERHVGAVSILLGFIWDFFTFARPDQLLGNIILLSYLIGAALGIALLSLYRKRGEITPIILLALVQFAFGNIAGSFLFLYGKSGTFEGSSLFLLILGVFLIGNEFMREKYSKIIFHISVWYFLSLLYLTFVVPMVLGKMGDSVFFLSSVISLISAGMLLLVLHLTSKDIANELKKVSLYIGGIFVAFNAFYFLNIIPPVPLSLQEIGIYHLVERADNANYKTLYEKPEWYEFLSDTKKVFNKYNNESVYCFSSVFAPVKLSTGINHRWEHYDEMSNEWSTVSIVPFTITGGRDNGYRGYSQKQNLTPGRFRCSVETTTGALVGRTTFVVVNVTKAPVLLQKER; this comes from the coding sequence ATGACCCCACCAACATCAATACTTAATATTTTTAAAGAATATCTACAAAAATACGAAAGACATGTTGGAGCGGTGTCTATACTACTTGGTTTTATTTGGGATTTTTTTACATTCGCAAGACCAGACCAGTTGCTTGGAAATATAATTTTACTCTCTTATCTTATTGGCGCAGCGCTTGGTATCGCGCTTTTGTCACTATACAGAAAGAGAGGTGAAATAACGCCTATTATTCTGCTTGCTTTGGTGCAATTTGCCTTCGGTAATATCGCCGGAAGTTTCCTGTTCCTATATGGAAAGAGTGGCACGTTTGAAGGAAGCTCTCTTTTCTTGTTAATTTTAGGGGTATTTCTTATTGGAAATGAATTCATGCGAGAAAAATATTCTAAAATTATTTTCCATATTTCGGTCTGGTACTTTCTTTCTTTGCTTTACCTAACGTTTGTTGTGCCTATGGTGCTTGGGAAAATGGGTGACTCAGTATTTTTCTTGAGTAGTGTTATAAGTTTGATCTCTGCCGGGATGCTGTTGCTTGTTTTACACCTCACTTCAAAAGACATTGCTAATGAACTAAAAAAGGTATCGCTATACATAGGAGGAATATTTGTCGCCTTCAATGCTTTCTATTTTTTGAATATCATTCCTCCGGTTCCACTGTCACTTCAGGAGATTGGTATATACCATCTTGTGGAGAGAGCTGACAATGCCAACTACAAAACCCTGTACGAAAAACCGGAGTGGTATGAATTTTTAAGCGACACAAAAAAGGTTTTTAATAAATACAATAATGAATCAGTGTACTGTTTTAGTTCCGTCTTTGCTCCTGTAAAATTATCGACCGGCATAAATCACAGATGGGAACATTATGACGAAATGTCTAATGAGTGGAGTACGGTATCTATTGTCCCTTTTACGATAACAGGTGGACGAGACAACGGTTATCGTGGATATAGTCAAAAACAAAACTTAACACCAGGGCGCTTTAGATGTAGCGTAGAAACTACAACAGGCGCACTTGTTGGAAGAACAACTTTTGTAGTTGTGAATGTAACAAAGGCACCAGTTCTTTTACAGAAGGAAAGATAA
- a CDS encoding Gmad2 immunoglobulin-like domain-containing protein encodes MKKTFEIVILLIVLLAVSASVLMVFLKPNTDQIACTMEAKICPDGSAVGRSGPKCEFAECPVVVSEKSLILEAKIGETKSGLGVSVTPISIVEDSRCPSDVTCIQAGTVRVKIKILSGLGESEMTATLNGTPITTEVEQIELVEVAPYPNSKTKINTPDYVLKFKISKRNDTALLNDKIFVSQPLENTVVKSPLVVKGEARGNWYFEASFPVVLIDANGKELVLSPAQAKTDWMTTEFVPFEVTLTFSKPLTKTGTLILKKDNPSGLPENDASISIPVRFEI; translated from the coding sequence ATGAAAAAAACATTTGAAATTGTAATATTGTTAATAGTTCTCTTAGCTGTTTCTGCTTCAGTATTAATGGTTTTTCTAAAACCAAACACTGACCAAATTGCATGCACGATGGAGGCAAAGATTTGTCCTGATGGATCTGCTGTTGGAAGATCTGGTCCAAAATGTGAATTTGCAGAGTGCCCCGTAGTCGTAAGCGAAAAAAGCCTTATTTTAGAAGCAAAAATAGGGGAGACGAAGAGTGGCTTAGGTGTCAGCGTGACCCCAATTTCTATTGTTGAGGACAGTCGCTGTCCTAGTGATGTGACCTGTATTCAGGCTGGGACGGTGCGAGTAAAAATTAAAATTTTAAGTGGATTAGGTGAAAGTGAAATGACTGCCACATTAAATGGTACTCCAATTACTACTGAGGTTGAACAAATTGAGCTTGTAGAAGTGGCCCCGTACCCAAACTCTAAAACAAAAATAAATACGCCCGATTACGTCTTAAAATTTAAAATTTCAAAACGAAATGATACTGCGCTTTTGAATGATAAAATTTTTGTAAGTCAGCCACTAGAAAATACTGTAGTCAAAAGTCCTCTCGTTGTAAAAGGAGAGGCGAGAGGGAACTGGTATTTCGAGGCTTCGTTTCCTGTAGTGCTAATTGACGCAAATGGCAAAGAGCTTGTTTTATCTCCAGCACAAGCAAAGACTGACTGGATGACAACCGAATTTGTTCCATTTGAGGTCACTCTAACTTTTTCAAAGCCGTTAACTAAAACGGGGACACTGATTCTCAAAAAAGATAACCCATCTGGTCTTCCGGAAAACGATGCATCAATTTCAATTCCAGTGCGTTTTGAAATTTAA
- a CDS encoding matrixin family metalloprotease, whose product MKQLSKFLIYVVVIGVFGYVFQDPIKGRLEIILNNIQSVYAPCDEPITYELVAFDSRFGISRGDFLSALKEAEDIWEKQIGLDLFSNAVDGNVKVSLIYDYRQEATANLKSLGLVVDENRSNYDELNQKYTELVDLYNKAKANYDVRLAAFDERRDAYDKQVVYWNSKGGAPKNEYEKLQAEAKIIDAEIEEIKILQGVVNGYVANIKSIVVVLNNIANALNIDVRKYNEIGDTRGEEFEEGVYRNDGQGNEEIDIYEFSSHTKLVRVLAHELGHALGLPHVEDKNAIMYKLNMSKNQTLTQADIDAVKIKCKIK is encoded by the coding sequence ATGAAGCAACTATCAAAATTCCTTATTTACGTTGTGGTGATTGGGGTTTTTGGCTATGTTTTCCAGGATCCAATCAAAGGGCGGCTGGAGATAATTTTAAACAATATTCAGTCGGTCTATGCGCCATGCGATGAGCCAATTACATATGAACTCGTTGCTTTTGATAGTCGGTTCGGTATTTCAAGGGGAGATTTTCTTTCCGCGCTTAAAGAAGCGGAGGATATTTGGGAAAAACAAATAGGTCTTGATCTTTTTTCAAATGCTGTCGACGGAAATGTGAAAGTAAGTCTTATTTATGATTATCGTCAGGAAGCAACGGCAAACCTAAAAAGTTTAGGGTTAGTTGTAGATGAAAACAGGAGTAACTACGATGAACTTAATCAAAAATACACTGAGTTAGTTGATCTATACAATAAAGCAAAGGCTAACTACGATGTGCGTTTAGCGGCCTTTGATGAAAGGCGTGATGCATATGATAAGCAGGTTGTTTATTGGAACTCAAAAGGTGGCGCTCCAAAAAATGAATATGAAAAACTTCAAGCTGAGGCAAAAATTATTGATGCTGAGATTGAGGAGATTAAAATTTTACAAGGAGTCGTTAATGGATATGTTGCAAACATAAAATCTATAGTTGTCGTGCTAAACAATATTGCCAATGCACTTAATATTGACGTTAGAAAATATAACGAGATTGGCGACACTAGGGGGGAAGAGTTCGAAGAAGGTGTTTATCGAAACGATGGTCAGGGAAACGAAGAAATTGATATTTATGAGTTTAGTAGCCACACCAAACTTGTGAGAGTGTTGGCACACGAACTCGGGCATGCGCTAGGCTTGCCACACGTGGAAGATAAAAATGCAATTATGTACAAGTTAAACATGAGCAAAAATCAAACACTAACTCAAGCAGATATCGATGCGGTTAAAATTAAGTGCAAAATTAAATAA
- a CDS encoding ABC transporter permease, producing the protein MTLKHSIKIALGGLHTNKTRSGLTILGIVIGVTAIIMVVSLGQGAQNLILGQIQGIGAKTIGIVPGRTPKGPTDVLATLSASLKQRDLDLLSRKENVPHQDGIMPIVFGSETASYQSETYRPTIFGGTEMMAEIYDAFPEIGRNISEDDVRGSADVVVLGAKVAEELSPNQSLLGERIKIKGRNFMVIGILPEKGGSSLFNFDEIAMLPYTTAQNYIFGIKYYNRIVIRVDTEENINNTVEDIKATLRDAHNITDPEKDDFGVETQADALKTVGTILNTLTLFLALVAAISLVVGGIGIMNIMLVSVTERTREIGLRKALGATNKNILTQFLLEATILTGIGGLIGILLGSSLSFAIALIISSVYGMAWTFTFPWQAAILGIAVSGIVGLIFGIYPARKAAAKSPIEALRYE; encoded by the coding sequence ATGACATTAAAGCATAGTATAAAAATTGCCCTTGGTGGATTACACACAAACAAGACAAGATCTGGGCTTACCATCCTCGGAATTGTTATTGGTGTGACCGCGATAATCATGGTCGTTTCGCTAGGGCAGGGGGCTCAGAACCTTATTTTGGGCCAAATACAAGGGATTGGAGCTAAGACAATCGGGATAGTTCCAGGAAGAACTCCAAAGGGGCCAACTGACGTTTTGGCGACCCTGAGCGCCTCACTGAAACAGCGAGACCTAGACCTTCTTTCAAGAAAAGAAAACGTTCCACATCAAGATGGAATTATGCCGATTGTTTTTGGAAGTGAGACAGCTTCATATCAAAGTGAGACATATCGACCAACTATTTTCGGTGGGACAGAAATGATGGCGGAAATATACGATGCGTTTCCTGAGATTGGCAGAAACATAAGCGAGGACGATGTACGTGGATCAGCAGATGTTGTTGTGCTTGGGGCGAAGGTTGCAGAAGAACTTTCTCCAAATCAAAGTTTGTTGGGAGAAAGAATAAAAATTAAAGGAAGAAATTTTATGGTCATTGGAATACTTCCCGAAAAAGGTGGTTCTTCTTTGTTTAACTTTGACGAAATCGCAATGCTTCCATATACAACTGCTCAAAACTATATCTTTGGCATAAAATACTACAATCGTATAGTTATACGTGTTGATACAGAGGAAAACATAAACAATACGGTTGAGGATATTAAGGCAACATTGCGTGACGCGCATAATATTACAGATCCAGAAAAAGATGATTTCGGAGTTGAGACACAAGCAGATGCACTGAAAACAGTAGGCACTATATTAAATACACTGACACTTTTCTTGGCACTAGTCGCGGCTATTTCACTGGTTGTGGGCGGTATTGGTATTATGAACATAATGCTTGTTTCGGTAACCGAAAGAACACGAGAAATCGGTTTGAGAAAAGCCCTTGGGGCAACAAACAAGAATATTCTTACCCAGTTTCTTTTAGAAGCAACGATACTTACTGGCATTGGTGGTCTGATTGGAATTTTGCTTGGTTCTAGTCTTTCGTTTGCAATTGCGTTAATTATTAGCAGTGTTTATGGCATGGCTTGGACCTTCACTTTTCCTTGGCAGGCAGCTATTTTGGGAATTGCAGTTTCGGGAATAGTAGGACTTATTTTCGGAATTTATCCAGCTCGTAAGGCTGCAGCTAAAAGCCCAATCGAAGCTCTAAGATATGAATAG
- a CDS encoding ABC transporter ATP-binding protein → MALMAIKNLEKTYHDEQVATAVLKGVSFEIPEGQFVAIMGPSGSGKSTLLHILGFLDKSTGGDYFFDGKKVDNYSEDEVAYVRNKKLGFIFQSFNLLPRTTVLENVKLPLTYSGVKEEFWDEMAKEAIESVGLSHRLDFEPAQLSGGEKQRVAIARALVNKPQVIFADEPTGNLDSKSGELVMDIIQKLNKNKGHTIILITHETYTAEYAERIIRLRDGMIESDEKVKVRRTGKAFIK, encoded by the coding sequence ATGGCTTTAATGGCTATTAAAAATTTAGAAAAAACGTATCACGACGAGCAAGTTGCAACCGCCGTTTTAAAGGGTGTTTCCTTTGAAATACCAGAAGGGCAATTTGTTGCAATCATGGGTCCTTCTGGGTCGGGCAAATCAACCCTTCTACATATTTTGGGATTTTTGGATAAGTCGACCGGCGGAGATTACTTCTTTGACGGGAAAAAAGTTGATAATTATTCAGAAGACGAAGTGGCGTACGTTAGAAATAAAAAACTAGGATTTATTTTTCAGTCTTTCAATCTTCTACCAAGAACAACTGTTTTAGAAAACGTAAAATTACCGCTAACTTACTCTGGTGTTAAGGAAGAATTTTGGGACGAGATGGCAAAAGAAGCTATTGAATCTGTCGGTTTGTCGCACAGATTGGATTTTGAACCAGCACAGCTCTCTGGTGGAGAAAAACAAAGGGTCGCGATTGCGCGTGCCTTGGTGAATAAGCCCCAAGTTATTTTTGCTGACGAGCCAACAGGTAATCTTGATTCAAAATCTGGAGAGCTCGTTATGGATATTATTCAGAAGCTCAATAAAAACAAAGGACATACTATTATCCTAATAACCCACGAAACATATACTGCCGAATACGCCGAAAGAATAATTAGACTTCGTGATGGAATGATTGAGAGTGACGAGAAGGTCAAAGTACGTCGCACTGGAAAAGCTTTTATAAAATAG
- a CDS encoding efflux RND transporter periplasmic adaptor subunit: protein MSFFLRYFNLIKTFSVRRPWVTAIIVIVTLFVGYSVYKNVTEVPVVNYATVEKGTVSQIVSVTGKVKPAEDVNLSFEKGGRVIAVYRDVGEHVYAGEPIAAVSSADISAQLEGAKATVRVEQARLDELKSGTRPEDIYVSQVDVDSATSDVINDIKNGYVNADDAIRNKVDQLMSNPKSTNPQLNFILSDSQLKSDIESGRLQMEAMLTSWNSSVIKISISSDVIPYSSEAKNNLKAIQLYLDKIALAVNGLSASSALTQTTIDSYKSAVVLARTNVTTALSALTSASENLISSRSKLALKQAGSIPEKISAQEAALEVARANVSNLESQLAKTVVYSPISGVITKQDSKVGEIASPSVVLISVISDSQYEIEANVPEADISKINKGNKAEVTLDAYGSDVIFMATLSTIDPAETIIDGVATYKTTLSFDKSDSRIKSGMTANTDIFGAKKENVLFVQGRAISTKDKIKTVKLIEGEETREVTVTTGLRGSNGDVEILSGLKEGDRIKMN from the coding sequence ATGTCATTTTTTCTACGCTATTTTAATTTAATAAAAACGTTCTCAGTTAGGCGACCTTGGGTGACCGCTATCATCGTCATCGTCACTCTTTTTGTTGGTTATTCTGTATACAAAAACGTGACCGAGGTCCCAGTTGTAAATTATGCGACCGTGGAAAAGGGGACGGTATCTCAAATCGTTTCTGTTACCGGCAAAGTTAAGCCAGCCGAAGACGTAAATCTTTCTTTTGAAAAAGGGGGGAGAGTTATTGCGGTCTACCGTGATGTTGGCGAACACGTTTACGCAGGAGAACCAATCGCTGCTGTTAGTAGTGCTGATATTTCTGCCCAACTAGAAGGCGCCAAGGCGACAGTGAGGGTTGAGCAAGCAAGACTCGATGAGCTTAAGAGTGGAACACGCCCTGAAGATATTTACGTTTCCCAAGTAGATGTTGATAGCGCAACAAGTGATGTAATCAACGATATTAAAAATGGGTATGTTAACGCCGACGATGCAATTAGAAATAAAGTTGATCAGCTAATGAGCAACCCAAAAAGCACAAACCCACAACTTAATTTCATTTTATCCGACTCGCAACTTAAGAGTGATATTGAATCAGGGCGCCTTCAAATGGAAGCCATGCTTACTTCTTGGAATTCTTCAGTTATTAAAATTTCAATATCGAGTGACGTTATTCCATATTCAAGTGAAGCAAAAAATAATCTTAAAGCAATCCAACTTTATCTTGATAAAATTGCCCTTGCGGTGAATGGGCTATCTGCAAGTTCTGCGTTGACTCAAACAACAATTGATAGTTACAAGTCCGCGGTTGTACTTGCAAGAACAAACGTAACAACAGCTCTTTCTGCGCTAACATCTGCTTCAGAGAATTTGATTAGTAGTCGTTCAAAGTTGGCATTAAAACAAGCTGGAAGTATTCCTGAAAAAATTTCCGCTCAAGAGGCGGCGCTCGAAGTTGCAAGGGCAAATGTTTCAAACCTTGAATCACAGTTGGCAAAAACTGTTGTTTATTCTCCGATTTCTGGCGTGATAACAAAACAAGACTCCAAGGTTGGGGAAATAGCCTCACCCTCTGTTGTTTTAATATCAGTTATTTCTGATTCTCAGTATGAAATTGAAGCAAATGTTCCAGAGGCAGATATCTCTAAAATAAATAAAGGAAATAAGGCGGAAGTTACCCTAGATGCGTATGGTAGCGACGTTATTTTCATGGCAACCTTGTCAACAATAGATCCAGCTGAGACCATAATTGATGGAGTTGCGACCTACAAAACAACACTCAGTTTTGATAAAAGTGACTCTCGAATCAAATCAGGGATGACTGCAAATACCGACATTTTTGGTGCCAAAAAAGAAAATGTTTTATTTGTCCAAGGGCGTGCAATCTCCACAAAAGATAAAATAAAAACGGTTAAGTTAATCGAAGGGGAGGAGACACGAGAAGTCACTGTTACAACAGGACTTCGTGGTTCAAATGGAGACGTTGAGATTTTGTCCGGCCTTAAAGAAGGGGATAGAATTAAGATGAATTAA